Below is a window of Paenibacillus bovis DNA.
ATCTGTATATTTGTATATTCACTTTACTTCCTATGCGAAACGAAAAGGATCTCCTTGCAGAGAAAATCTCTTTGGTTTTCTATCCAACCCCATCGAAGAAAATAAAAAAGAGCACGAGGAGTCCTGCTCCCCATGCTCTTTGTATGGTCTGTATCCGTTCAGACTGTTGCTGAAATCAGAAAGGATATTGTGTCAGCGTGAATACTTCCACATCCGGCAGTTTTTCACGGCCGTTTAGATCCTGCAGCTCGATCATAAATGCTGCACCTACTACATTACCGCCCACCTGACGAATCAGGTCTACACAGGTTGCGATTGTGCCGCCTGTAGCGAGCAGGTCATCGGCGATCAGTACGTTCTGACCTTCTGTAATTGCGTCCACATGCATAGCCAGTACATCTTTGCCGTATTCCAGCGCGTATTCAGCCTGGATCGTTTTGTAAGGCAGTTTACCTGTTTTGCGAATCGGAATAAAGCCTACACCCAGCGCATAAGCAAGTGGTGCACCTACTACGAATCCACGTGCTTCCGGTCCGGCAATCACATCGATTTTCAGTTCTTTCACCAGCTTTTTCAGCTCATCGATAGACTCCTTGTAAGCTTCACCATTTTGCAGCAGGGTTGTAATATCTTTAAAACTGATTCCTTCCTGCGGAAAATCCGGAATCACACGAATATGCTCTTTAAAATCCAAAAAAATCTCCTCCTAAAAATAGATCGGTTATGATGCGCCTTGCATGCGGGAAATCATCCATGAAGTTAATTGCGGCAGATCACTTTCACATAACATATATTCCATTTCAGCCAGTTCGCCAAGTTCCCGGTACAGCTGTGAGCTGTCGAGCGGACGTTTTACCGGAGCGTTATTCAGCATAACCTGTCCATCCCGACGGATAATAAACTCCAGTTCCTCGAACACTTCCAGCATCATCTGTACCATTCTTACCGAGCTGGAGGTTTTTTGACTTAGATAGGGAACCAGCTTCGCTTCCTCCGCGATCGTCTCGCTGGATTTGACAAGCCACCCGTATATCAGTTTAAAACGGTCCCGGTCGGGTATCTGCAGACGTTCCTGCTGCTGCGGCCGATCATGAAGCAGGACGATATTTTCAAGAGAAGTGAACTGTTCGAAAATAGTATCCAGCTGCTCGATATGCGCCGGTAATGATAACAGACATAATGTGCGTATAGCTTCTGCCCCATACTGTGTGGAGACATGATTGCAAGCTGCGATATCAACTTTTCTATCATAACCCCAAAGGGATACATCCGACAATTGGGTTTTTAAAGTTTCCACCCGATTTTCGCTGCACAGCACACCCAGCTGGCCACCTTCCACGCCCATATAACGCGACCATTTCTGCCGGATGGTCTTCAGATGCTGCTCCCACTGACCGGAACTGCGCCGATCCCAGACCTGAAGTCCAGGCACAGCCAGATCCTGTACCATCAGCTGCGGCTTGCGATTGCCACGCCATTCGTTAATGCTGGTCTCGGCCAGTATATCAATCCGGTCACCCTCGGACAGCAGCTCAGCCAGTTCGCCTTTGCCAAAAGCAATGCCTTCCATCATGGTTCCATCCTGCTCTACAACGAGCCGCAGATGATCCAGCGTCTTGCCGATGGCTTTGGCCTGGGTCACGGTCACACCGCGCAGAACAATACGCGGCAAAGGATTGGACATGCCAAAGGGAGCCAGCTGATCCAGCTCCTCGATCGCAGACAGGGTGAGTTGATCCAGCGTGCATTCATGATCCGCTGCTGTCTGGGGAACCAGATCTTCTTCGGTCAGCATGCCTGCTGCCCGTTCATTCAGCCGCCGCCGGAATTCGTTCAGCTGATCCCGGTGCAGACTCATACCTGCTGCCGATGGATGACCGCCAAAATGATCCATCACATCCTCGCAATCCAGCAGTGCCTTATAGATATCATAGCCGGGGATAGAACGTGCGGAGCCTTTACTCATGCCTGTCTGCGGGTCGGTACCGAGCACAATCGTAGGCCGGTAATAACGATCTAGCAGTTTGGATGCCACTATACCGACAACCCCGGGATTCCAGCCTTCGCCAGCTACGACAATTACATGCGGAATGCTGCCATTGTTCATGTCTTTCTCGGCTTCCAGCATGATAATGGCCTCCTGTACCATCCGGTTTACCAGATCCTGCCGTTCTTTATTCAGCTGATCCAGTTCAAAAGAGATCTGATCGGCTTCTGCCTGGTTGGTAGTCGTGAGCAGCTCCACTGCGCGTTTGGCATGCTCCATGCGTCCACTGGCATTAATGCGCGGTGCCATAGCAAAAGCAATATGGGTCGCCGACATCTGCGCCGGATCGATCGCTGCAATATTCATCAGTGCGCGTACACCGGCAAATGCACTGTGCTTCATCCGCTCTACACCCGTACGCACCATCATCCGGTTCTCATCTTCCAGCGGCATCAAATCGGCCACTGTACCGATCGAGACGATCTCCAGCCACTCTTCCGGTACCTGGTCCTTGCCGAGCAGTGCCTGTGCCAGCTTGTAGGCCACACCTACACCAGCCAATCCTTTAAAAGGATACGTGCAGTATTCAAGCTTCGGATTCACGAGCGCACAGGCAGCAGGCAGCTCTGCCGGCGGCTCATGATGATCGGTTACGACCACATCGATTCCGAGCGCTGCAGCATGGGCAATCTGGGACACTGCACTGATCCCGGTGTCGACCGTAACAATCAGCGTCACTCCCTGTGCATGTGCCTGATCAATCGCATGGTTATGCAGACCATAGCCCTCTTTGGAGCGATGGGGAATATAAATATCGTAATCGGCGTTCAGATGACGCATCAACTGAATCATCAGTGATGTACTGGATACACCGTCAGCATCATAATCGCCATAGATCCATATCTTCTCGCCTGCCGACAAAGCCTGGCGTATCCGCTCTACCGCTTCCTTCATACCGGCCAGCAGATAAGGATCATGCGATGTACTGCGGCTGCCCGACAGGAATTCGGCCGCTTCCATTTCTCCCGTATATCCTCTGCCAGCCAGCAGCGAAGCCGTTAGCTCCGAGATCCCCAGCTTTGCACTGAGCCTCTGGGCTTCAGCCGGATCGGGATAATGTACATTCCAGTGATATTGTGAATGAATCATGATGTGCCTCCTTAATGAATCATGCCGTCGCCGGATTGTTCACGGCTCTGTGTCCACTCGTAATTGGACTTGTACGGATAGCCTCCCGTATACGGCAGAACCTGTACTTCTACACTGCTTACATGAGCAAACCGGGTAAGCAGCAGATTTTTGGCATAGTCTGCAATTTCAGCTGCAGCCTGTACACTGATCTGGGGATTGACCCCTATTTTCAAATGAATACGGATACCGTCACTGTACTCCTGCGCTTTGAGATCTTCAATCGTGATCACGCCTCGTACGCGCTGCACAGTCTCCATAAAAGCTGCTGCATCTTCACGCTCCAGATCCTGTACCAGCGAACCATACACCGTCTGCCTGGCTATCTGGTAGCCCTGACGCCACAGAATCGCAGCTACCAGAATCGCAGAGACCGGCTCTATATAATACAGCTTATCCATTTGCAGTTCCAGCGCCGCAATCGTACCGAGCATACCTGCCAGTACCAGAATCGAGGAATACAGCGAATACCGATGCGTATCGATCTCCTCGGCCAGCTTTGCAGATCTCTGTTTATTCGTATAACGATAGCGATAGCGGAATAGCGCTTCATTGACTGCCATTGCCAGAAAAACAACTACAATCGCGTAGGGCTTGGGATCGGGAGTATGCTCGGACATCAGATCACGTACCGCAGATATGGCAATTTCCAGACCACCGAGCAGCAGCAACACCGTCAGCAGCAGATTCGTAAATGGAGCAGCCGTTTTATTGTAGCGTTCTTTGGCTGCTGTACGATCTTCCTCTGTCCGGGTACGTGAACGCCGATATTTTTTGGACAGTCGTTCTGCCAGACTGCTGACTGCACTGGAAGCCGTATAGAGCGCATCGCCCATCAGTGCTTTGTTGCTGGCTGCATAGGCAGTGACTGCTTTCACTATAGCCAGTATCAATCCAGCCAGTATGGATGTCCAGAATACTTTTTCCTGCTGACGGATATCGTTGTTTCTCACCATACTTCCTCCTAAGACAAGATGAAGCCGCGTCGGTATGAGGACCAGGACGCGGCTTCAGGCAGGTTAGCTTGCGATGTTAGGCCGTCGTCTTCGACGGTGCTTTCGCTTTTGGTTTCTGTCTGTTTTTGAGTACCAACCACAGCGGACTTGCGATGAAGATCGAAGAGTAAGCTCCGAAAGCAAGACCGATCATCATAGCCAGTGAGAACATACGGATGGACTCACTACCCATAATGAATAACAGCAGACAGGCGATAAATACAGTCAATACCGTATTCAGGGAGCGTGTCATTGTCTGAGAAATACTCTTGTTCACAATATCGGCAACATCTCCGCGTTTTCTCTGTTTGGCAAAACGCAGATTACTCCGGATACGGTCAAAGATAACGATCGTATCATTCAGGGAATAACCGATAATCGTCAATACAGCAGTGATAAAGGTCAGATCTACTTCCAGACGGAAAATAGAGAAGACCGAGATGACCAGGAATGCATCATGCAGCAGCGCTACAACAGAAGCTACCGCAAAACGCCATTCAAACCGGATCGTTACGTAAATGATAATTCCGAGACTGGCGAGCAATACTGCCCATAGCGCGTTACGTTCCAGCTCTTTGGCAATAGTTGGATCAACAGTATTCACTTCGAATGAAGCACCGCTGTCCAGCTGTTTGTTAAATGCCTGTTTCAGCTGATTTTCCTGTGTATCGGTCAGTACGGTTTCGAAACGGATCGACATGCGTCCGTCACCGCCCACACTGATACTTGGATCCTTGCTCAAATTAAGACTTTCCACTACAGGAGCTACCTGCGCTTCTGTCAGTGGCTTGGTCAGTGTCACATCGACATTGGAACCTGAACGGAAATCAACGCCATAATTCAATCCTGCAACTGCTAAGGAGATAATACCGGCAATCGTCAGAATAATAGAGAATGTATAAAAATACTTACTCAGCTTTACAAAGTCATAATTCCACTTAAAGCGCATCGCGTTCACTCTCCTTTACGCCAAAATACTCCGGTTTGTTAACCAGTCTCCCTTTAACAAGCAGGGACAGTAAAAAGCGAGAGAAGAACACGTTGGTAACGATACTTACAAGAATATTGAAAATCAGTACCAATGCAAAGCCTCTTACAGCACCTGTACCCAGAGCAAACATTACGGCAGCAGCAATAATGGTAGTTAACTGGGCATCCATAATGGTACCGAATGAACTTCTGCTTCCTGCTTTGAAAGCAGACGAGATACTCTTACCGTTACGAATCTCGTCCTTGATACGCTCATAGGTGATGATATTGGAATCGACTGCCATACCTACACCCAGAATAAAGGCTGCGATACCCGGCAATGTCAATGTGAAATCACCTGCAACGAAGATCATAACTGTGAGCCATACATAAGTGATAATACTGAATCCGGCGATCAGTCCCGGAATACGGTATACCAGAATCATAAAGATCAGAATGATAATAGAAGCTACTACACCGGCTTTCAGTGTCTCGTTCAGAGACTGCTGTCCCAGGGAAGCTCCTACACTCTGGGAATAGATTTCGTTCAGTTTCAGCGGCAGTGCACCCAGATTGATCTGGTCTTTGAGCTGCTGTGCTTCCTGAACGGTGTAGCTGCCGGAAATGCTGGCTTTGCCATCTGTCAGTTCAGCTCTTACAGTTGGTGCGGACAACAGTTGGCCATTCAGGAAGATTCCGAGCGGCTGATTGATCAGACGTTTGGTAATCTCTCCGAATTTTTTGGCATCTTTGACTTCGATAGTAATTTCAGGCTGCTGCAGTGAGTTATACACTACCGATGCCCCATTTTCCTTGAAGTCATCACCAGTCAATTCTATTTTACAGTAAAGTTTTGCCGGATCTTCATTGGCATAAGTATTTTCTGTAGCTGTAGTGCCGGCGGCTCCTGTGTCAGGAGTTACGGTCACTCCCTGCGGCAATCCTTCGGTCTGTGCAGATACTGCATTGCTGTCCGAAGATTTGCTATCAGTGCTGCTGGTTTTGTCTGCAGCTTTGGACTTGCTGGTATCCTGGCCCTGCTTCTCGGCAGATGGGATTCCCGATTGTTTTGAAGCATCTGTTGAACAACCGTCCATACTACGGAAAGTCAATTCAGCAGGTTCTTTCATAGTTTTGCGGACTGTTGCTTCATCTGTAACACCGGCAATTCTCAGACGAATACGATCCGTACCCTCTGTTGTAATTTCCGGTTCACTTGTACCAAGGGCATTGGCGCGTTGTTCCAGACTTCTTGCAGTCTGCGTCAGAGATTCTCTGGTAACTGCTTCCCCCTGCGTGGTTGGCGTAGCCTGATACAAGATTTCAAAACCGCCTTTAAGATCGAGTCCCAGACGGACATCTTTAAATAGCGGGGTCGTTGTACCGATAATACCGGCCACGACAAGTATGACGACTACGAAGCTGATGATTCTGTTCATCCCGTATGTGGTTCCCCTTTCATTCTCAATATTCCTATTATAGCGATGCGGCAAATGACAGTCAATTTACCAGTGGTCGGCAAAACAAACAGGCTGATGCCTGTCCGACACCGGCCCAGCTTGGTCTTGGTCCAATGAGTCAATCAAATTCACCTGCGAACACACCTTACCATCTGGCAGACGATCTGCGCAATACCGTATTTCTCACAAACCAATTATCCGCCATATGGAGGCCTGAATTCCTGCATATCCGTGCTTTCCATTTTCTTATAGGAAGACATCGTCAGATAATGCATCAGCTGATTGGGTTTCATTGATAAAATATCATTGACCAGCTCGTACAGTCGGGGCATGCCCTGCTTTTCGTACTTGTTGTTCAGGCAGTCCCAAAGTTCTTCCGAAGTCAGCTGCTCATATCCCAGCATCGCAAATTCTTCTATTTTGCTCTGGCAGAGCGAGTCAATCAGTTCGGTCAATTCCGCATTGCTTAATTCGTCCATGTCCACCAGCTACCTTCCTGTTGCTTATGACTACCTTGTATTGAACTGTCCTTATTGCTGTTTTCTGACCTATACAGGTTACACATTCTTCAACTGTACCCTAATTCCTGCCAGCCGCCTAGTATAATGTGCATAATAATGGGGAAATTTCTGGCTACAGCACCATAACATACATATACCAGGAGGCAATCAGCAACGAAATAAGCGTAAGCGGTAGACCCACTCTCAGAAATTCCAGATAACCCAGACGCTGCTGGCGGCGGTCTGCCATCGATGCAGCGATCAATCCGGCAGCTGAGCCCAGTAGGGTTCCACTTCCTCCTACGCCTGCACCTACAGATAATGCCCACCACAATGGATTGATCACTGCCGGCGTAGAAGCATCCATTTGTACAGCGGTCTCCTGAATAAGCGGAATCATGACTGCAACCCATGGCATATGATCCATAACCGAAGACAATAGCCCGGTTGTCCACAGCAGGATCAGAGCAATCCACGACATATTGCCATTCGTCAGTTCAATCAGATAACGGGCTCCTGCCTGAATCCAGCCAGTCTCGGCAAGTCCTCCAGCCAGAATAAATAATCCGGCAAAAAACAGTAAAGTATCCCATTCCAGATGACGCACTACCGATATCGGCTTGGCTCCGGTTATTATTGCTGCCAGCATCATAACTACTGCTCCGGCTGCTGCCATCAGAGATAAACGAAGATCCAGCCAGGATCCGATCACTAGTCCGGCTATCACCAGTACAAATACCATCAGCACTACAAAAGCCAGTCTGCGGTTCTCGATAGAACTTGTTATTTCGTGTTCAAGCTTTAATGTTCTCGCCGTATGACTTGCAGTACGGAAACTTTTCCAGTAAAAGAGGACAATCAGCAGCAGATTTACTGCCAGCAGAATAAGCATTAATGGTCCGATCATCGCAATAAAAGATACAAAAGTCAGCTGCGGATTGGCGGTACCGATCCAGATATTGGCCGGATTGCCGATCAGTGTTGCTGTACCTCCAATATTGCTGGTCATGATCGCTGCTATCAACCACGGAGCAGCATTCATTTTCAGCAGATTCGTCACAATAAAAATAACAGGCACCATCAAAATAATAATCGTTACATGATCAAGCAGTGCAGCTCCTACAGCTGTCCATATCGTCAGAACGATGAAAAGAAGCAGCGGACTGCTGCGTGTCCATTTTAGACTTTGCAGCACTGCATAATGCACAAGACCGCTGCGACTCATCACACCGGCTATCACCAGCATGCTCATCCAGAGCAGCAGTGTGTCCCAATTGATATGGGTGGTATAGGCATTTTGCCAGTGTACAAGACCGAGCAGCAGAAACAGTACAGCACCAATCACTGCGATCATCGCCCGGTTCAGCTGATCCGTGATCCATATGGCATATATAATTAGAAAAATAACGATAGCTGCTGTCGGCTGCCATGTCATCATCTCCGATACTTGCACGGTACACATCCTTTCTCCAAACTAATTATCCGGTTTATCTACTGTGCGGCTTCCTATGATGTTCCGGCTCAATTTCCTATCATAATGAAATTCCCCGCGGATAGCAAAGCTTAAATCGGCATTGCAACAACAAAAAAGCGAACCTGCAGGCAGGTCCGCTTCTGTATTATTTCGTATATCGTTACGGTTGCTCGGGATTCGCTTAGACTTTGGCAGCCGGAGCTGTATCCTTCGCAGTAGAATGGCTGATTGCCGAACGATCAAATGTCAGCTTGGTGACATCGTTTACACGCAGAACAACAATATCATCTGTAATCTCAGTGATCGTGCCGTGAAGACCACCGATCGTTACCACTTTATCGCCTTTACCGAGTGTGTTCAGCATCATATTGCGTTGTTTTTGTTTCTTTTGCTGAGGACGAATCAGCAGGAAATAGAATACAACAAACATCAATACAAATGGAACGATAGCCCCCAAAATCCCGGTGCCGCCACCAGCGGCTGCTGCTAAATTAAACATGGTATTGCCCCCTTTTTAATATAAACCGGGGACCGGAGTTCCGGTACCCGAAGTGTTTCCAGCTGTTGTTCGGCAAATATACAACGATGATCCGGTACATCATTCAATGTTCTTTATGATGCAGTATTCGGCTTAGAAGCCTTTATCATTATCATGCAGTCCATATTGATCGAAGAATTCATCACGGAAATCAAGCAGACGGTCATCCATGATCGCCTGGCGTACATTTTTCATCAGGTTAAGCAGAAAGTGCAGATTGTGATACGTAGTCAGGCGCAGACCAAAAGTCTCATCCGCTTTGATCAGATGGCGCAAATATGCACGGGAATAATTGCGGCAGGTGTAGCAGTCGCAATTGGGATCAAGCGGTCCAAAGTCTCTGGCATACTTGGCATTACGTACAACAACACGGCCTTCGCTGGTCATTGTCGTACCATTACGCGCAATACGTGTAGGAAGTACACAATCAAACATATCCACACCACGAATCGAACCCTCGAGCAGTGCATCGGGAGAACCGACACCCATCAGATAACGAGGCTTGTTACTTGGCAAAAATGGCATGGTATATTCCAGAGCTTCATACATCA
It encodes the following:
- a CDS encoding cation diffusion facilitator family transporter, which translates into the protein MVRNNDIRQQEKVFWTSILAGLILAIVKAVTAYAASNKALMGDALYTASSAVSSLAERLSKKYRRSRTRTEEDRTAAKERYNKTAAPFTNLLLTVLLLLGGLEIAISAVRDLMSEHTPDPKPYAIVVVFLAMAVNEALFRYRYRYTNKQRSAKLAEEIDTHRYSLYSSILVLAGMLGTIAALELQMDKLYYIEPVSAILVAAILWRQGYQIARQTVYGSLVQDLEREDAAAFMETVQRVRGVITIEDLKAQEYSDGIRIHLKIGVNPQISVQAAAEIADYAKNLLLTRFAHVSSVEVQVLPYTGGYPYKSNYEWTQSREQSGDGMIH
- the secF gene encoding protein translocase subunit SecF, translated to MRFKWNYDFVKLSKYFYTFSIILTIAGIISLAVAGLNYGVDFRSGSNVDVTLTKPLTEAQVAPVVESLNLSKDPSISVGGDGRMSIRFETVLTDTQENQLKQAFNKQLDSGASFEVNTVDPTIAKELERNALWAVLLASLGIIIYVTIRFEWRFAVASVVALLHDAFLVISVFSIFRLEVDLTFITAVLTIIGYSLNDTIVIFDRIRSNLRFAKQRKRGDVADIVNKSISQTMTRSLNTVLTVFIACLLLFIMGSESIRMFSLAMMIGLAFGAYSSIFIASPLWLVLKNRQKPKAKAPSKTTA
- a CDS encoding adenine phosphoribosyltransferase, translated to MDFKEHIRVIPDFPQEGISFKDITTLLQNGEAYKESIDELKKLVKELKIDVIAGPEARGFVVGAPLAYALGVGFIPIRKTGKLPYKTIQAEYALEYGKDVLAMHVDAITEGQNVLIADDLLATGGTIATCVDLIRQVGGNVVGAAFMIELQDLNGREKLPDVEVFTLTQYPF
- a CDS encoding post-transcriptional regulator — encoded protein: MDELSNAELTELIDSLCQSKIEEFAMLGYEQLTSEELWDCLNNKYEKQGMPRLYELVNDILSMKPNQLMHYLTMSSYKKMESTDMQEFRPPYGG
- the secD gene encoding protein translocase subunit SecD — translated: MNRIISFVVVILVVAGIIGTTTPLFKDVRLGLDLKGGFEILYQATPTTQGEAVTRESLTQTARSLEQRANALGTSEPEITTEGTDRIRLRIAGVTDEATVRKTMKEPAELTFRSMDGCSTDASKQSGIPSAEKQGQDTSKSKAADKTSSTDSKSSDSNAVSAQTEGLPQGVTVTPDTGAAGTTATENTYANEDPAKLYCKIELTGDDFKENGASVVYNSLQQPEITIEVKDAKKFGEITKRLINQPLGIFLNGQLLSAPTVRAELTDGKASISGSYTVQEAQQLKDQINLGALPLKLNEIYSQSVGASLGQQSLNETLKAGVVASIIILIFMILVYRIPGLIAGFSIITYVWLTVMIFVAGDFTLTLPGIAAFILGVGMAVDSNIITYERIKDEIRNGKSISSAFKAGSRSSFGTIMDAQLTTIIAAAVMFALGTGAVRGFALVLIFNILVSIVTNVFFSRFLLSLLVKGRLVNKPEYFGVKESERDAL
- the yajC gene encoding preprotein translocase subunit YajC — encoded protein: MFNLAAAAGGGTGILGAIVPFVLMFVVFYFLLIRPQQKKQKQRNMMLNTLGKGDKVVTIGGLHGTITEITDDIVVLRVNDVTKLTFDRSAISHSTAKDTAPAAKV
- the recJ gene encoding single-stranded-DNA-specific exonuclease RecJ, producing MIHSQYHWNVHYPDPAEAQRLSAKLGISELTASLLAGRGYTGEMEAAEFLSGSRSTSHDPYLLAGMKEAVERIRQALSAGEKIWIYGDYDADGVSSTSLMIQLMRHLNADYDIYIPHRSKEGYGLHNHAIDQAHAQGVTLIVTVDTGISAVSQIAHAAALGIDVVVTDHHEPPAELPAACALVNPKLEYCTYPFKGLAGVGVAYKLAQALLGKDQVPEEWLEIVSIGTVADLMPLEDENRMMVRTGVERMKHSAFAGVRALMNIAAIDPAQMSATHIAFAMAPRINASGRMEHAKRAVELLTTTNQAEADQISFELDQLNKERQDLVNRMVQEAIIMLEAEKDMNNGSIPHVIVVAGEGWNPGVVGIVASKLLDRYYRPTIVLGTDPQTGMSKGSARSIPGYDIYKALLDCEDVMDHFGGHPSAAGMSLHRDQLNEFRRRLNERAAGMLTEEDLVPQTAADHECTLDQLTLSAIEELDQLAPFGMSNPLPRIVLRGVTVTQAKAIGKTLDHLRLVVEQDGTMMEGIAFGKGELAELLSEGDRIDILAETSINEWRGNRKPQLMVQDLAVPGLQVWDRRSSGQWEQHLKTIRQKWSRYMGVEGGQLGVLCSENRVETLKTQLSDVSLWGYDRKVDIAACNHVSTQYGAEAIRTLCLLSLPAHIEQLDTIFEQFTSLENIVLLHDRPQQQERLQIPDRDRFKLIYGWLVKSSETIAEEAKLVPYLSQKTSSSVRMVQMMLEVFEELEFIIRRDGQVMLNNAPVKRPLDSSQLYRELGELAEMEYMLCESDLPQLTSWMISRMQGAS
- a CDS encoding SLC13 family permease, translated to MMTWQPTAAIVIFLIIYAIWITDQLNRAMIAVIGAVLFLLLGLVHWQNAYTTHINWDTLLLWMSMLVIAGVMSRSGLVHYAVLQSLKWTRSSPLLLFIVLTIWTAVGAALLDHVTIIILMVPVIFIVTNLLKMNAAPWLIAAIMTSNIGGTATLIGNPANIWIGTANPQLTFVSFIAMIGPLMLILLAVNLLLIVLFYWKSFRTASHTARTLKLEHEITSSIENRRLAFVVLMVFVLVIAGLVIGSWLDLRLSLMAAAGAVVMMLAAIITGAKPISVVRHLEWDTLLFFAGLFILAGGLAETGWIQAGARYLIELTNGNMSWIALILLWTTGLLSSVMDHMPWVAVMIPLIQETAVQMDASTPAVINPLWWALSVGAGVGGSGTLLGSAAGLIAASMADRRQQRLGYLEFLRVGLPLTLISLLIASWYMYVMVL